In Phoenix dactylifera cultivar Barhee BC4 chromosome 11, palm_55x_up_171113_PBpolish2nd_filt_p, whole genome shotgun sequence, the following are encoded in one genomic region:
- the LOC103716361 gene encoding T-complex protein 1 subunit theta-like, with protein sequence MGFQMRPYGIQAMLDEAVLKNIGACKELSVITRTSLGPNGMNKMIINHLDKLFVTNDAATISNELEVQNPAAKILVLAGKAQQEEIGDGANLTISFAGELLQNAEELIN encoded by the exons ATGGGGTTTCAGATGCGGCCGTACGGGATCCAGGCGATGCTCGACGAGGCGGTGCTCAAGAACATTGGCGCTTGCAAGGAGCTCTCCGTCATCACCCGCACCTCCCTCGGCCCCAATG GTATGAATAAAATGATCATCAATCATCTGGACAAGCTCTTTGTAACAAATGATGCAGCCACTATTTCGAATGAGCTTGAGGTCCAGAATCCTGCTGCCAAGATTTTGGTGCTGGCAGGAAAGGCTCAACAGGAGGAAATTGGTGATGGAGCTAATCTTACAATCTCCTTTGCTGGGGAGCTCCTTCAAAATGCAGAGGAGCTTATTAACTAG